The following proteins are co-located in the Sporosarcina pasteurii genome:
- a CDS encoding TldD/PmbA family protein, giving the protein MIKQSIIENVLEAALSTGGDFSEVFIEDRYANSIGLQDGKIEQSISGRDFGIGIRIFSGLQNVYTYTTDFSEEGLVKAAKRAALAIKSGGNGSIHPLQKEIIQPIHHIEKWPRTVAHTQRVAVMKQANTIARNYDERIHQVGIRYIDEEQNVLIANSEGKFVEDTRVRSRLAMQTTASDGAELQTGFYGPGAYAGFEFIENLNLHHYAGEAARIAVTMLEADECPSGKFPVIIDNEFGGVIFHEACGHGLEATSVAKNNSVFANRIGERVAPEIVTYIDDGTIPNEWGSLNIDDEGEKTRKNVLIENGILKGYLIDKFNARRMNAEATGSSRRQSYRYNPTSRMTNTYIAPGQSTPDEIIAATENGIYAKYMGGGSVNPATGDYNFAVSEAYLVKDGKIDRPVRGATLIGNGAKTLQKVDMVGNNLGHGAGMCGSLSGSLPVNVGQPMIRVSEITVGGTKGE; this is encoded by the coding sequence ATGATTAAACAGTCAATCATTGAAAATGTACTTGAAGCCGCGCTTTCAACGGGCGGGGATTTTTCTGAAGTGTTTATTGAAGATCGTTATGCGAATTCAATTGGACTTCAGGATGGAAAGATTGAGCAAAGTATTTCAGGCCGGGATTTTGGGATAGGGATTCGTATCTTCTCGGGACTTCAAAATGTGTATACGTATACGACAGATTTCTCTGAGGAAGGTTTGGTAAAGGCGGCGAAACGAGCAGCGCTTGCTATAAAAAGTGGCGGAAATGGGTCGATTCATCCGCTTCAAAAAGAGATTATCCAGCCGATTCATCATATTGAAAAATGGCCTAGGACCGTTGCACATACGCAAAGAGTGGCGGTTATGAAGCAAGCAAATACCATTGCGAGAAATTATGATGAACGCATTCATCAAGTCGGTATTCGTTATATCGATGAAGAGCAAAATGTACTCATTGCAAACTCGGAAGGTAAGTTTGTCGAAGATACGCGCGTACGAAGTAGATTGGCAATGCAGACGACAGCTTCAGATGGTGCGGAATTGCAAACCGGATTTTACGGGCCGGGTGCTTATGCGGGATTTGAGTTTATTGAGAACTTAAATTTACATCATTATGCAGGAGAAGCGGCGCGAATCGCGGTGACGATGCTGGAGGCAGATGAATGTCCAAGTGGGAAGTTTCCGGTCATCATTGATAATGAATTTGGCGGCGTAATTTTCCATGAAGCTTGTGGACATGGGCTTGAGGCGACATCTGTTGCGAAGAATAACTCAGTTTTTGCGAATCGAATTGGCGAACGAGTGGCCCCGGAGATTGTTACGTATATTGATGACGGTACGATTCCGAATGAGTGGGGTTCCCTGAATATAGACGATGAAGGGGAAAAGACGCGTAAAAATGTATTAATTGAAAATGGAATTTTAAAAGGGTACTTAATTGATAAATTTAACGCACGTCGGATGAATGCTGAGGCAACCGGTTCTTCCCGTCGACAATCGTATCGATACAACCCGACATCTCGGATGACCAATACGTATATTGCACCTGGTCAATCGACGCCGGATGAAATTATTGCAGCTACAGAAAACGGCATTTATGCAAAATATATGGGCGGCGGTTCTGTAAATCCAGCAACCGGTGACTACAACTTTGCGGTTTCGGAAGCGTATCTTGTAAAAGATGGAAAAATTGATAGACCTGTACGTGGTGCAACGCTTATTGGAAACGGTGCCAAAACATTACAAAAAGTGGATATGGTCGGGAATAATTTAGGCCATGGCGCGGGAATGTGTGGATCACTGAGCGGTAGTTTGCCAGTGAATGTCGGTCAGCCGATGATTCGCGTAAGTGAAATAACAGTCGGCGGAACGAAGGGGGAATAA